The Solibacillus sp. FSL W7-1436 genome window below encodes:
- a CDS encoding transporter substrate-binding domain-containing protein, with protein MKKLLSIVTLSALVLAACGGDKSEENASEAKNKLEEIQADGKIQIGLEGTFPPFSFHDESGALTGFEYEIADQIAKDLGVEAEYVETKWDSLIAGLDTDKYDFVINNVSITDERKEKYDFSTPYMKSEAVVAVHTDNTEIKEPADMDGKKSSQTITSNFARDAEALGAEVVATNDLMSSIELVVQGRADGTIHDRVTFLTYLQEQPDTKLKVLDGAINSTDIALILNKENDEFREKLNEIIKERTEDGTFEAISEKYFGENVISNN; from the coding sequence AAGCGAAGCAAAAAATAAATTAGAGGAAATCCAGGCAGACGGGAAAATTCAAATCGGTCTTGAAGGAACATTCCCTCCATTCAGCTTCCATGATGAATCAGGAGCGTTAACAGGCTTTGAATATGAAATTGCTGATCAAATCGCAAAAGACCTTGGTGTTGAAGCAGAATATGTTGAAACAAAATGGGATTCTTTAATTGCAGGTTTAGATACAGATAAATACGATTTCGTTATTAACAACGTATCGATTACAGATGAGCGTAAAGAAAAGTACGACTTCTCAACGCCATATATGAAATCAGAAGCGGTAGTTGCAGTCCATACAGATAACACAGAAATTAAAGAGCCGGCTGACATGGACGGCAAAAAATCTTCACAAACAATTACAAGTAACTTTGCCCGCGATGCAGAAGCGCTTGGTGCAGAAGTAGTCGCAACAAATGATTTAATGAGTTCAATCGAGCTTGTTGTACAAGGCCGCGCAGATGGAACAATCCATGACCGTGTAACATTCCTGACATACTTGCAGGAACAGCCGGATACGAAATTGAAAGTGCTTGACGGTGCGATCAATTCAACTGATATCGCATTAATTTTAAATAAAGAAAACGATGAGTTCCGTGAGAAGTTAAATGAAATTATTAAAGAACGTACAGAAGACGGTACATTCGAAGCAATTTCGGAAAAATATTTTGGTGAAAATGTTATTTCAAACAACTAA